A region from the Coffea eugenioides isolate CCC68of chromosome 9, Ceug_1.0, whole genome shotgun sequence genome encodes:
- the LOC113782809 gene encoding flavonol sulfotransferase-like, with translation METNMRYPEIISALPKREGIDPSLDFYEYQGFWFPLVYLEATITLQEHFKANPEDIFLCSFVKTGTTWLKALAFSILTRDRFMQSPNPLLNTVPHECFPHMEVDLGDDPSYRTPQLPLLATHIPYTSLPKSILESGCKIIYICREPKDTFTSYWHMLQTLKHLSTGPDAREPAPSLEEELELFCQGKSAFGPYWDHVLGFWRASIERPETVLFLKYEELKKDELFYVKKLAEFMGKPFSQEEEIEGVPEKIIGMCSFRNLSNLEVNKSGFYQKGRVYNNSFFRKGVVGDWKNLLTEDMKVMIDYTTEQKLQFSGFTFGSSSEQETEGKSMVQGLGRDRD, from the coding sequence ATGGAAACCAACATGAGATATCCCGAGATCATATCAGCTCTTCCCAAAAGAGAAGGCATAGATCCCTCCTTGGACTTCTATGAATACCAAGGTTTTTGGTTCCCTTTAGTCTACTTAGAAGCAACCATCACTCTCCAGGAACATTTCAAGGCTAATCCCGAGGACATCTTTTTGTGCAGCTTTGTCAAAACAGGTACCACATGGCTCAAGGCCTTGGCTTTTTCCATCTTAACGAGAGATCGTTTTATGCAATCCCCAAACCCTCTGCTTAATACCGTTCCGCATGAATGCTTTCCACATATGGAAGTTGATCTTGGCGACGATCCTTCGTACAGAACACCCCAGCTCCCCCTTCTAGCCACCCATATCCCTTATACATCCTTGCCAAAATCTATACTAGAATCAGGATGTAAGATTATTTACATATGTAGGGAACCAAAGGACACGTTCACTTCATATTGGCATATGTTACAAACATTGAAACATCTCTCTACGGGACCAGATGCAAGGGAACCGGCCCCTTCCCTGGAGGAGGAATTAGAGCTGTTCTGCCAGGGCAAGTCTGCATTTGGACCTTACTGGGACCATGTCTTGGGGTTCTGGAGAGCTAGCATTGAAAGGCCCGAGACTGTGCTGTTCTTAAAGTATGAAGAGCTGAAGAAAGATGAACTTTTTTACGTGAAGAAATTGGCTGAGTTCATGGGGAAGCCATTTTCCCAGGAGGAAGAGATTGAAGGTGTCCCCGAGAAAATAATAGGAATGTGCAGCTTCAGAAATTTGAGCAATTTGGAGGTGAATAAGAGTGGTTTTTATCAGAAAGGTCGGGTGTATAACAATTCATTTTTCAGGAAAGGAGTTGTTGGCGATTGGAAGAATCTTTTAACTGAAGATATGAAAGTGATGATAGATTACACCACAGAACAAAAGCTGCAGTTTTCAGGCTTCACATTTGGTTCATCTTCAGAACAGGAAACCGAAGGCAAAAGCATGGTTCAAGGACTCGGCCGAGACCGAGACtga